In Panacibacter ginsenosidivorans, the following proteins share a genomic window:
- the lptC gene encoding LPS export ABC transporter periplasmic protein LptC, translating to MTNLFSHKLYYEAAIIMCCFFVCSCENSMQEVNDLSKKKIGKDIAEDVTSYMSQGAHVKAKLTSPLMTRTEADTAIIEFPKTLQVEFYDDSTKPESHLFANYGKYFEQQGKVFLKDSVIVFNIKGDTLLTNELWWDRDKEIFYTDKKVWINQKDNQKFIGENGMQADQSFKEWTLFQGSGIRNVPDSTLPQ from the coding sequence ATGACTAATCTGTTTTCTCATAAACTATATTACGAAGCAGCCATCATCATGTGCTGCTTTTTTGTATGCAGTTGTGAAAACAGTATGCAGGAAGTAAATGATCTTAGTAAGAAAAAGATAGGTAAAGACATTGCCGAAGATGTAACCAGTTATATGAGCCAGGGCGCACATGTAAAAGCAAAACTTACATCTCCATTAATGACGCGTACCGAAGCTGACACTGCTATAATAGAATTCCCCAAAACATTGCAGGTAGAATTTTATGATGACAGCACTAAACCAGAAAGCCATCTTTTTGCTAATTACGGCAAATATTTTGAACAGCAAGGCAAAGTTTTTCTCAAAGACAGTGTGATTGTCTTTAATATAAAAGGAGACACATTACTTACAAATGAGCTGTGGTGGGACCGCGATAAAGAAATTTTTTATACCGATAAAAAAGTGTGGATCAATCAAAAAGACAATCAAAAATTTATTGGGGAAAATGGTATGCAGGCAGATCAATCTTTTAAGGAATGGACACTTTTCCAGGGTTCAGGTATAAGAAATGTACCAGATAGTACACTGCCACAATGA
- a CDS encoding DUF92 domain-containing protein yields MHFHDIVILIVIITGVLLSIIFKKLTIHAALTGAIIAWFVFIGTGYTGVIMMTSFFILGTAATLWKIKAKQQLGLAEINKGKRTAPQVIANAGIAALLSIIIWLYPLQKELVSLMIAAVFSSATADTLSSELGNIYGSKFYNIITFKEDQRGLNGVVSIEGTLIGLAGSSIIAIIYAIGFDWTNKYILLIIVAGTTGNLADSLLGATAERKFLLGNNTVNFLNTFTAAITALLLYLL; encoded by the coding sequence ATGCATTTCCATGATATTGTCATACTCATCGTCATCATTACAGGAGTATTATTAAGCATCATTTTTAAAAAACTAACTATTCATGCTGCGCTAACCGGTGCAATCATCGCCTGGTTTGTATTTATCGGCACAGGTTATACCGGCGTTATAATGATGACGTCTTTTTTTATTCTTGGTACAGCCGCCACCTTATGGAAAATAAAAGCAAAACAGCAACTTGGTCTGGCAGAAATAAATAAAGGGAAAAGAACAGCCCCACAAGTGATTGCAAATGCAGGGATAGCGGCCTTATTATCGATAATAATATGGTTATACCCGCTACAAAAAGAGCTGGTAAGTTTAATGATTGCAGCAGTGTTTTCTTCTGCCACAGCAGATACATTATCTTCCGAACTTGGCAATATCTATGGCAGTAAATTTTATAACATAATTACTTTTAAAGAAGACCAGCGTGGTTTAAACGGAGTAGTAAGTATAGAAGGCACATTGATTGGCTTAGCCGGAAGCAGTATTATAGCAATCATTTACGCCATTGGGTTTGACTGGACTAATAAATATATTTTATTGATTATAGTAGCAGGAACAACAGGTAATTTAGCAGACTCTCTTTTAGGTGCAACAGCAGAAAGAAAATTTTTATTAGGAAATAATACCGTTAATTTTCTTAATACTTTTACCGCAGCAATTACAGCATTACTTTTGTATTTGCTATAA
- a CDS encoding transmembrane 220 family protein has translation MKIFNLIFVFLFVLFAALQYNDPDPYIWMPIYLYAAALCWQASRKKFYPKAYIAGIIVYAVYAVYKIFDQNGLLDWLELHHAENIAETMKAEKPWVEETREFFGLVILIIVLLIDLLYARKRKQSV, from the coding sequence ATGAAAATTTTTAATCTCATTTTTGTTTTTTTGTTTGTATTATTTGCAGCTCTTCAGTACAATGACCCGGATCCTTATATATGGATGCCTATCTATTTATATGCAGCAGCATTATGCTGGCAGGCTTCACGTAAAAAGTTTTACCCGAAAGCATATATAGCAGGGATTATTGTATATGCTGTTTATGCAGTATACAAAATCTTCGATCAAAATGGCTTATTGGATTGGCTTGAATTACATCATGCTGAAAACATTGCAGAAACTATGAAAGCGGAAAAACCATGGGTGGAAGAAACAAGAGAATTTTTTGGATTAGTTATTTTGATAATTGTGCTGCTGATAGATCTTTTATATGCACGCAAAAGAAAACAATCAGTCTAA
- a CDS encoding (2Fe-2S)-binding protein, which yields MAAYTLQINDKQYKIEADPKMPLLWAIRDLAGLTGTKYGCGIAQCGACTVHLNGTPVRSCSIPVSAAATQKITTIEGLSEDNSHPVQQAWIAEQVPQCGYCQSGQIMTATALLKKNPKPTDKDIDVAMQGNICRCGTYVRIRKAVHTAAEIMSKS from the coding sequence ATGGCCGCCTATACATTACAGATAAACGATAAGCAATACAAAATTGAAGCAGATCCTAAAATGCCACTATTGTGGGCAATACGGGATCTGGCTGGTCTTACAGGAACAAAATATGGATGTGGCATTGCACAATGTGGTGCCTGCACTGTGCACCTGAATGGTACACCAGTACGCTCCTGCTCTATTCCAGTCTCGGCTGCGGCAACTCAAAAGATCACTACGATCGAAGGATTATCGGAAGATAATTCACATCCGGTTCAGCAGGCATGGATTGCAGAACAAGTGCCACAATGCGGCTATTGCCAGAGTGGGCAGATCATGACTGCAACAGCCCTGTTAAAGAAAAATCCAAAACCAACAGATAAGGATATTGATGTGGCGATGCAGGGAAATATATGCCGCTGTGGTACTTACGTACGCATCCGCAAAGCTGTACATACAGCCGCTGAAATAATGTCCAAATCTTAG